The following are from one region of the Salvia hispanica cultivar TCC Black 2014 chromosome 1, UniMelb_Shisp_WGS_1.0, whole genome shotgun sequence genome:
- the LOC125196702 gene encoding LOW QUALITY PROTEIN: kinesin-like protein KIN-14B (The sequence of the model RefSeq protein was modified relative to this genomic sequence to represent the inferred CDS: deleted 1 base in 1 codon), translating to MSNNRWNWEVAGFEPKKSVEQSQRDDYRRVPRRYSTSISSQSDLANQVVISKLLRLNDKLKVTILNLVSVGYILIDVQHTVLHTDDHLKMIYISSDQAALETEARIFPLLSEKKKLFNDLLTAKGNVKVFCRVRPLFEEEGPDIVEFPDDNTLRINTEDESLSNPKKDFEFDRVYGPHVGQADLFADIQPFVQSAFDGFNVSLFSYGQTSSGKTHTMEGSSHDRGLYARSFEELFDLSNSDATSTSRYSFSVSVFELYNEQITDLLLECGSTQPKVYVGSLNYVLELVQEKVENPLEFNRILKTAFQNRGTDTLKFKVSHLIVFIHIYHKNLITGENTYSKLSLVDLAGSESTGVEDETGERATELLHVLKSLSALGDVLASLTSMKDDIPYENSMLTKVLADSLGGSSITLMIVNICPNVPNMSETLSSLNFSSRARNAMLSLGNRDTIKNWKDIANDARKELLEKEKEASELKLESMGLKQDLKLANDQCVLLFNEVQKAWKVSFTLQSDLKTENIMLADKFKVEKDQNLQLRNQVTQFLQVEQEQKLQIEEKESAIQMLQAKLKNVESQLNEARETRTTNGSISQAEENSSSKDTGDDMDSAAVTKRLEDELKKRDALIEVFGFIIWQRLHEENEKLFERLTEKASSAGPPQVSSPSSKAPLSQSRDLQRNENANAKGHAGDGVSPLASEKTERAITLVKTGTDIVKTTPAGEYLTSALNDFDPEQYDSLAAISDGANKLLMLVLAAVIKAGASREHEILAEIRDAVFAFIRKMEPRRVMDTMLHKDIAGTLATEAAEDSAQVAKLRSALESVDHKRRKILQQMKNDAEMLSLESGAAPIRNPSTAAEDARLASLISLDSILKQVKDIMRQASVNALSKSKKRSMLVSLDELSEQMPSLLDIDHPCAQSHISEARDAVESTAEEDKLLEAPPPGTKFSADATLSSETDVAQWNVLQFNTGSTTPFIIKCGANSKSELVVKADARVQEPKGGEIVRVVPRPTVLEHMSLEEMKDVFAQLPEALSLLALARTGDGTRARYSRLYRTLAMKVPALRDLVGESYLT from the exons ATGAGCAATAATCGGTGGAACTGGGAAGTGGCGGGTTTCGAGCCCAAGAAATCCGTGGAGCAGAGCCAGAGAGATGATTACCGGAGGGTGCCTCGCCGCTACTCGACCTCGATATCGTCGCAGTCCGACCTCGCCAACCAAGTCGTCATCTCCAAGCTCCTACGCTTGAACGACAAACTCAAGGTCACT ATTCTGAATCTTGTGTCTGTTGGTTATATTCTTATTGATGTCCAGCACACTGTCTTGCATACGGACGATCATCTCAAAATGATATATATCAGTTCTG ATCAGGCTGCCCTTGAAACAGAAGCTAGAATCTTTCCACTGCTATCTGAGAAGAAAAAGCTGTTTAATGACTTATTGACAGCCAAAG GAAATGTAAAGGTGTTTTGTCGAGTAAGACCTCTCTTCGAGGAGGAAGGCCCAGATATCGTAGAATTTCCTGATGATAATACCCTTCGGATAAACACTGAAGATGAAAGTCTCTCCAATCCAAAGAAGGATTTTGAGTTTGACAGGGTCTATGGGCCTCATGTTGGACAAG CCGATCTCTTTGCTGATATTCAGCCCTTTGTTCAGTCAGCATTTGATGGATTTAATGTTTCTCTATTTTCGTATGGGCAGACCTCATCAGGAAAGACACATACTATG GAAGGATCTAGTCATGATCGTGGTCTGTATGCTCGGTCTTTTGAGGAGCTCTTTGATTTATCCAACTCAGATGCAACTTCTACTTCTCGATATAGTTTTTCAGTTTCAGTCTTTGAGCTTTACAATGAACAG ataACAGATTTGCTTCTGGAATGTGGAAGTACTCAACCAAAGGTCTATGTTGGGTCACTGAATTATGTTTTAGAACTTGTCCAGGAAAAAGTTGAGAATCCTTTAGAGTTCAACAGGATTCTCAAAACAGCTTTTCAGAACCGAGGAACTGACACCTTGAAGTTTAAAGTTTCTCATCT GATTGTGTTTATACACATATACCATAAAAACTTGATCACAGGTGAAAACACATACAGCAAGCTTTCCCTAGTTGATTTGGCTGGAAGTGAAAGTACGGGTGTAGAGGATGAAACTGGGGAACGTGCAACGGAATTGCTGCATGTCTTAAAATCCCTCTCAGC ATTGGGTGATGTTTTGGCATCCTTAACTTCAATGAAGGATGATATTCCATATGAGAACTCAATGCTGACAAAAGTTCTTGCAGATTCACTAG GTGGAAGCTCAATAACATTGATGATTGTTAACATCTGCCCTAATGTACCCAACATGTCTGAGACACTATCTTCGCTTAATTTTTCTTCTAGGGCCCGAAATGCTATGTTAAGCCTTGGTAATCGAGATACAATCAAGAACTGGAAAGATATT GCCAATGATGCACGTAAAGAATTGCtcgaaaaggaaaaggaagcCAGTGAATTGAAGCTGGAAAGCATGGGCCTAAAACAAGATTTGAAGCTT GCAAATGACCAGTGTGTTCTGCTCTTCAATGAAGTTCAGAAAGCTTGGAAAGTTTCTTTCACATTGCAGTCAGATTTGAAG ACAGAGAATATTATGCTTGCGGATAAGTTTAAGGTAGAAAAGGATCAGAACCTGCAACTAAGGAACCAAGTAACTCAGTTTTTACAAGTGGAGCAAGAACAGAAATTGCAGATTGAAGAAAAGGAATCAGCAATTCAAATGTTGCAG GCCAAACTGAAGAATGTTGAGTCACAATTGAACGAGGCTCGTGAAACTAGGACAACAAATGGCTCTATATCGCAAGCTGAAGAGAATTCAAGCAGCAAAGACACAGGGGACGACATGGATTCTGCTGCTGTTACTAAGAGACTTGAAGATGAACTGAAGAAACGGGATGCACTCATTGAGGTTTTTGGTTTCATTATTTGGCAGAGGTTGCATGAAGAGAATGAGAAGTTGTTTGAGAGACTAACAGAAAAAGCTTCTTCAGCTGGACCTCCACAG GTATCAAGCCCATCTTCCAAGGCACCACTTAGTCAGTCTCGTGACTTGCAAAG GAACGAAAACGCCAACGCCAAAGGACACGCTGGTGATGGTGTTTCACCTTTGGCTTCTGAAAAGACTGAGAGAGCTATTACATTGGTTAAGACTGGTACTGACATTGTCAAAACTACACCAGCTGGCGAATATCTTACTTCTGCTCTAAATGATTTTGATCCTGAGCAATATGACAGCCTCGCTGCAATCTCAGATGGGGCTAACAAGCTCTTGATGCTG GTACTGGCTGCAGTCATTAAGGCAGGAGCTTCTAGAGAGCATGAAATCCTTGCTGAAATAAGAGATGctgtttttgcttttattcGTAAAATGGAGCCCAGAAGAGTGATGGATACCATGCTC CATAAGGATATTGCTGGTACTTTGGCGACTGAAGCAGCGGAAGACTCTGCTCAAGTAGCTAAGCTACGTTCAGCTCTTGAATCTGTTGATCACAAGAGAAGAAAG ATTTTACAACAAATGAAAAACGACGCGGAGATGTTAAGTTTAGAAAGTGGCGCTGCACCTATTCGGAATCCTTCCACTGCTGCTGAAGATGCAAGGCTAGCGTCGTTAATCTCCCTCGACAGCATACTGAAGCAAGTCAAG GATATAATGAGGCAAGCTTCTGTCAATGCACTGAGTAAGAGCAAGAAGCGATCAATGCTCGTCTCTCTAGACGAACTTTCCGAACAGATGCCTTCTTTACTTGACATTGACCATCCGTGCGCTCAAAGCCATATTTCAGAAGCTCGGGATGCTGTAGAG TCGACTGCAGAAGAAGATAAGCTTCTGGAGGCACCACCTCCCGGCACCAAATTTTCCGCAGACGCGACGCTCAGTTCTGAAACCGACGTGGCACAGTGGAACGTGCTGCAGTTCAACACGGGCTCCACGACTCCCTTCATAATCAAATGTGGAGCCAACTCCAAGTCGGAGCTGGTCGTGAAGGCAGATGCGCGGGTGCAGGAACCCAAGGGTGGGGAGATTGTGCGAGTTGTTCCAAGACCGACTGTCCTGGAGCATATGAGCCTGGAGGAGATGAAGGACGTGTTTGCGCAGCTCCCGGAGGCTCTGAGCCTGCTTGCTCTTGCTAGAACGGGAGATGGAACCAGAGCTCGATATTCCAGACTGTACAGAACTCTGGCCATGAAGGTTCCTGCACTAAGGGACCTAGTTGGTGAATCATATCTAACGTAA